A segment of the Salmo trutta chromosome 3, fSalTru1.1, whole genome shotgun sequence genome:
AAAGGCTAATCCTGGCCAGGAAAGCAAAGGCTCTTTCTTACACCAGTCTAGATGAGCCCATTTCAAATGAACTGGATTTAATCATAACTTGAAATCCTTACACAATAGTATGTAAATATAGTTGCGCAATATGTAAGTACAGACAGAGCAAAGCTAGTTACTCTGCAGAGAGCCATACTCTAGGGCAGGGGTATCAAACTCATTctatggagggcctagtgtctgctggtctttgctttttcctttcaattaagacctagacaaccaggcgaggggagttctttactaattcGGGCGGAGTGAAAACCCAGACACTCGGCCCTGAGAAAAAGGCTAATCCTGATTGAAATGAGTTCGACACGTGTGCTCTATGGcagagtttcccaaactctgtcctgatACCCCGATGATGAGATATTTCaatcaaaaaccaaaatgtgcacccagaggagaccccaggactgagtttgatGAAACCCTGCTCTAGGGCAACTGACCAGCCAATAACAAATATGTCTATGCATTCTCAGtgcccattccaaaacagacagCATGTTTCTCATTCCTTTATGACAACACTGAGGCATCCAATAAAACAAACTTACCTGGCATGTCCCTGCCTATAGATGACCCTGTTAGTATAGACAGACCAGCTCATTCTTTAAATCACTGGCACTCTTAAGACACTACAAGTTTGCTAAAATATGACACTACACACTTTCCTTTATCACACTGCAGTGTCTCCCCTACATGCATTGGCTGACActgtaaaataataaatacattataTATGCCCCAGGAACCACCCCCTCCCTCACTAACTCTGCCACCACTGCTGAAAAACACCACACTGTGAATGACCTCTCCAGTTTCTCTACAGACAGCCATACTCTAGGACAGGGTTTCCCAACCCCACCCACCCCCAGACATTTCACActtttgttttaaccctaaatGGACACACCTGGTTCAATTAGTCAACTAATCAACAACTAATCAACAACTAatcatcaactaatcatcaactaatcatcaactaatcatcaagtaATCATCAAGTAATCATCAACTAATCACCAACTAatcatcaactaatcatcaactaatcatcaactaatcatcaactaatcatcaactaatcatcaagcctttgactaattgaatcaggtgtgcccatttagggttaaaacaaaagTGTGAAATGTCTGGGGGGGCTAGAGGAAAGGGTTGAGAAACCCTGTTCTAGAGTATGGCTGTCTTGAAGCCCCGGACAAAAACACCAAGTTCAACTCATCGAGGATTCAATgtttagttgacaagttgaatccgGTTTGTTAGTCCAgggctacaataaaaatgtgtagtGTAAAAAACAAGGGTTAttagaggactggagctgggaAACACTGCTCTTGGGCAACTGATAAGCCAACAACAAAGATGGCCATGCATTCTGTGTCCATTCCAAGGCTGACTGACTGCATTTCTCATTCCTTTGGCACAACTGAGGAATCCAATGCACTGCAAACTTACCTGGCATCTCCCTGCCAAATCCTGACCCTGTTAGTACAGACAGACCAGTTCATTCTTTAATCACTGGCACTCTGAATAAACATTACACTTCCCTCAACGACAATGTGAACGCTCCTCAGTCACCATTCAAGTGCTGGGGTCAAGTATTTTGAGAGAGAAgctcaaacaaaaaaaacagtgaGAGGGAAAAGCTCACCCAAAGCAGCAGGAACACAGGAGCAGAAGGCCACCAACAGAGAGAGATCCATGTCACCTGGAGACAAAGGGAAACAACCACCAGAAACATGAAGGACCTCCCAAAGACAAGAGACTGAAAGTGTAGGAGAAAAATGGCAAAACAGAAAGCAAATACTTTAGTTGAGAACCAAGTTCAATCCCCTGGGGGGACTCAAGTTGATACATGACAATTACATATTTCAAGCATAATGTAATGGAAAGACTTCTGGGCTCATAATGAGGAAACATAACAGGCTTACACAGTTGTCCTGACCAGAAGAGTGTTGAAGTTCTCCCACCACCAGTGTCTGACAGGTCTGGTTGTGGGGGGAATAGGTGCAGATCCCAGTGGTTTAACATCAGCCTTGTTGCTGAACACATACAGCTTTGTATCTGAGGGGACCAGCAGAGCTAGTCACAAAATCCTGCAACTTTAACACGTCACTATCAAAGAAAGGACTGTTCTTGAAATCACGCCAATCTCTCTCAAGAAATGAAACTACAGGGAAAAGGTACATCTATAGAATTATTCTTGACTTCACATTCCTTGTTTGTGCCCCTGACCGTGGGGAGGAATTAAACATTTAGGTGACGCTTTCAAACAACCCCAACATCTTGTGATCTTATAGCTGACCTGTTATGGAGGCCATGGTCTGTTGCTGCTGGACTTAAACAGTTCTCCCATGATCTCTTTATGTTATTAGCTCCTGACTCGGGGTAAGGGAAGAGGGGGCTATTTCAGTCTCTGCACCGTAGAACACGGGTGTCCTGTCCTGGCAGTTAGGGGTGCAGGGAGGAGAGACCCGGGTTGAGTTGCACTTGATATTTGGTCAGTGGGTTaaagacatacagtgccttcagaaagtattcacacccctttactttttctacGTTTTGTTGAGTTACAAAGTGGggttaacatttatttaattgtaatttgttaacgatctacacaaaatactctgtaatgtcaaagtggaagacaaattctaacatttgtaaaaaatatatatataaaaaaatattgtgaAATAAATTAATATCTTGATtaggtaagtattcaaccccctaagtcaataaatgttagaatcacctttcgcagcaattacagctgagtgtctttctgggtaaaaaGCTAAGAGTTTCCACACCTGGACTGTACAACATTTGCCCAATATTCTtctcaaaattcttcaagctctgtccaattggttgttgattatggctagacaaccattttcaggtcttgccatagattttcaagtagatttaagtcaaaactgtaacttacttggccactcaggaacattcactttcttctaggtaagcaactccagtgtagatttggccttgtgttttaggttacggTCTTGCTGAAAgctgaattaatctcccagtgtctggtgtaaagcagacaaccaggttttcctctagaattttgcctgtgcttagctccattccatttcttttttatcctgaaaagctCCCTAGTCCtaaacgattacaagcatacccataacatgatacagccaccactatgcttgaaaatatggagagtggtactcagtaatgcactgtattggatttgccccaaacataacatgttgtattcatgacaaaaagtgaattgctttgccacattttttgcagtattactttagtgccttgttgcaaacaggattatGTTTTGTAAtatatttattctgtacaggcttccttctttttactgtcaattaggttaatattgtggaataaccacaatgttgttgatccatccccaGTTCTCTCCTACtgtatcacagccattaaactctgtaacggttttaaagtcactactggcctcatggtgaaatccctgagcggtttccttcctgaGTTAGGAacgacgcctgtatctttgtagtgactgggtgtattgatacaccatccaaagtgtaataaataacttcaccatgctcaaagagatattcattgtctgctttttaaacattttataaatgttttgacccatctaccaataggtgcccatctttgcgaggcattggaaaacttccctggtctttgtgtttgaaattcactctgagggaccttacagataattgtatgtgtaggttAGAGATATGAGGTTGtcataaaaaaaattatgttaaacactattattacacacagagtgagtccatgcaacctgttaagcacatttgttactcctgaacttatttaggcttgccataacaaagcaGTTGAATAATAATTGACATTtccgcttttcattttttattaatttgtaaaaaaaataaatagaaaaacaattccactttgacattatatcTAGATATCATTACATCTAAGTTTCAAccatttgaaattcaggctgtaacaacaacatttggaaaatgtcaaggggtgtgaatactttttgaaggcactgtaactcagctgttttttttttctcagctGGAATGTGCAGTCACTGCTCACGACGGCATGCCGCATACCGCTACAGTCTGTTTTTCACACATAGGCCATTCTTTCTACAGATGTTCGTCCAAGCCCTTCTAGATTTTCACATCAAGTGTTAACTGGCCGTGGCTCTTAAACCAAACTCCCACACTGGAGTTTTGTTTGTGGAGGCATTGGCACCTTAGGCAGAAAGTGTCCTGAGTTTTGTTACAGACAGCAGATAAGCCTAAATGTTTCTTTAAACAAAATCTTGTTTGTTGGAGAGCTGCAGAAAAATGTACTCACCTGACACTAATCTCTAGGGAACTGTGAGCATATTTGATTCATGTGCAGAACATGATTGTGGGATTGTGGGATAATTGAACAGTGAACATACAAATTAGCCATATTATATATCTAATTATGTATTCATTGCATCACCTGTCAAATTAAGTCACTGTCCTCAGGACTTCTGTACAACTTCTGTACAACTGAAATATGATAATTAAGAACTACTCTGGCAGCAGATGAGGTGGCAGAACTCATACTATACATTATGTAGATTTCCATATGAAGAAATACCATACTGTGATGGGCATCAGATGGCCTGTAGTTAACATCATAATTTGACATAGCCATTAAAACGATTAGCCCCAATGACTCTGATCAGAGCCCGTCTTTTGGCACAGACCCTATCTGTTCCATCCCTAGCCCAAGGCATAGAGAAGCTGTTCCATACGGCGACTATAACTATTCATACTTTTGGTTTCTGAGTTGGAGCAGTGCGGCATGGTTTAGAGAGAAACAGGGATTTAAACACTCAAACCAGGGCTTAAGAACAGGACTAACAACAAAGGACTGCCAATCAATATCTTAATCTGCCAAATGCTGCAAGAGTTATAGCAAAGGCCAATAATCGTGTTTGTTACAGCATTCTACTATAAAGAAGACTAGGCTCAcctatgtggacacatgctcgttgaacatctcattccaaaatcatgggcattaatatggagtttgttccccctttgctgctataacagcctccactcttctgggaaggctttccactacatgttggaacattgctgcatggacctacttccattcagccacaaaagcattagtgaggtcgggcattgatgttgggcaattaggcctggctcgcagtcagagtttaaattcatcccaaaagtgttcgatggggttgaggtcagggctctgcaggccagtcaagatcttccacactgatctcaacaaacaacttctgtatggacttcgctttgtgcatgggggcattgtcatgctgaaacaggaaagggcgttCCCCAAAaatggtgaagcgggattcatcactccagagaactgcCAACTAGCAAGTGtattcactgatattttcaacctctccctgacagagtctgtaatGCCTACATGTTTGCTCTTTAATTAACCATCTtatatataaaaccttatttgttcatcgaaaattgtcaATATCTCACCActggttaatgagaagggtgtgcttgaaaggatgcacataattctgcaatgttgggttgtattggagagagtttcagtcttaaatcattttccacacacagtgcctgtatttagttttcatgcttggtagggctgagaatccactctcacataggtacatgttTGCAAAGgccatcagtgtcttaacagcgcgatttgccaaggtaagatactctgagcgcagcccaatccagaaatctggcagtggcttctgattaaattcaattttcacagaaccacttgttgcatAAACGTAATGGACAAATACCAaaagctgtgccaggcccgccacgtctgttgactcatacAGCAGTAACGCGGACGCTGCCACGGAtatggcttgtatgcgaagcagtaattgttttaaaacatctcctgccatgtcactgatgcatcgtgaaacagtgttgtttgatgaaggaattgtctgtatagttttttgggcctttcccccagcattgtcccagccatatccgcagcagcaggaagaattaagtcctccacaatagtatggggcttgcctgtcctagccactcggtagctcaccatatacgacacttctagccccttcatattaatggtatctgttgcttttatacatgtcttactaattgaaagtcatctttattctcgctcaaaaaactcccttggcttatttttcaaattggcatgttttgtttctaaatgcctgcgcaagagtgaaggtttcattgagttgtgaggTAGTACTTttacacatataacacactgtggctgaggaaaggcactactcccaatataagtgaaccccaaatcaatgtagttcttaTCATATTTAATATTTGCACCTCtttgatggtccaacgtccctgtctgttgtccGGTGCTTTTCcgggctgcatcagattcacaactgtcagtgtccatggtAGCTGGGTTAACatcaaatgtagaattactggtGTTATCAtcggatgtgctcgtggaagcagaacaacttgtgtcgtcgacaggtgcaggtgtagtactgctggtagtactaccagtagagctggtatgcgtctctatggacgcggccttactttttttaaccatttatccattttcgagcaaacggaatgagcagcagctacgtttagctacatacggaccgttagtggaattcccatgagagagtaacggttaatgtgattggatgttaattatttgactaggctacctgtatttgaccttgtgttgttattttgctgaacactagatggtttcattttattttttggcagtaaaacgaggctactcaggtgagaaaaaaaactcaacaaaatgtataacccattggaaaatataaatggactgtttgaataTGTGaagattttaaatgtttttatttgcataccaccccaacagatccacagatgatgcaatctcaatcgtatgccacactgccctttcccacctggacaaaaggaacacctatgtgaaaatgctgttcattgactacagctcagcattcaacaccatagtgcccacaaagctcatcactaagctaaggaccctgggactaaacacctccctctgcaactggatcctggacttcctgacaggccgcccccaggtggtcagGGTAgacaatagaggtcgaccgattaatctgaatggccgattaattagggccgattacAAGTTTTCCtaacaatcggtaattggtatttttggccaccgatttgccgatttgtatttattttttaaatatttttttttacacctttatttaactaggcaagtcagattaagaacacattcttattttcaatgacggcttaggaacgggggttaactgccttgttcaggggggattcggggattcgtttttgcaactttctggttactagtccaacgctctaaccacctgccttacattgcactccacgaggagcctgcatggcaggctgactacctgttacgcgagggcagcaagaagccaaggtaagttgctagctagcattaaacttatcttataaaaaactatcaattttaacataatcactagttatcGACACATGGTTGataatattactagtttatctaacgtgtcctgcgttgcacataatcgatgcggtgcctgttaatttctcatcgaatcacagcctactgcgacaaacgggtgatgatttaacaagcgcatttgcaaaaaaagcactgtcgttgcaccaatgtacctaaccataaacatcaatgcctttctttaaaatcaatacacaagtatatatttttaaacctgcatatttagataatattgcctgctaacatgaaattgtgtcactgcccTTGCATTCAttacctggctcgttgcgaactaatttgcaaGAATTTTACATAactatgacataccattgaagattgtgcaatgtaacaggaatatttagacttagggatgccacccgttagataaaatacggaccggttccgtatttcactgaaagaaaaaaacattttgttttcgagatgatagtttccggattcgaccaaattaattttacatttacgtcatttagcagatgcttttatccagagcgacttaatgacctaaggctcgtatttctgtgtgtttattatattataattaattctatgatttgatagagcagtctgactgagcggtggtaggcaccagcaggctcgtaagcattcattcatacagcactttcgtgcgttttgccagcagctcttcgcaatgcattgcgctgtttatgacttcaagcctgtcaactcccaagattaggctggtgtaaccgatgtgaaatggctagctagttagcgggtgcgcgctaatagcatttcaaacgtcactcgctctgagacttgggagtggttgttccccttgctctgcatgggtaacgctgcttcgagggtggctgttgtcgatgtgttcctggttcgagcccaggtaggagcgaggagagggacggaagctatactgttacattggcaatactaaagtgcctataagaacatcgaatagtcaaaggtatatgaaatacaaatcgtatagagagaaatagtcctataattcctataattactacaacctaaaacttcttacctgggaatattgaagactcatgttaaaaggaaccaccagctttcatatgttcccatgttctgagcaaggaacttaaacgttagttttcttacatggcacatattgcacttgtactttcttctccaacactttgtttttgcattatttaaaccaaattgaacatgttttattatttatttgaggcaaaattgattttattgatgtattaagttaaaataagtattcattcagtattgttgta
Coding sequences within it:
- the LOC115182769 gene encoding uncharacterized protein LOC115182769 isoform X1 — its product is MCSATRLMLNHWDLHLFPPQPDLSDTGGGRTSTLFWSGQLCDMDLSLLVAFCSCVPAALGSGFGREMPGSSIGRDMPALTMDEKDYDAAFHYDYESLRIGGLIFAVVLFVMGIVLIVSRKCPCKSSPKSRPAGVPEAEAGAVTSPK